The Globicephala melas chromosome X, mGloMel1.2, whole genome shotgun sequence genome window below encodes:
- the SLC25A43 gene encoding solute carrier family 25 member 43 isoform X1: protein MATWRRDGRLTGSQRLLCAGLAGTLSLSLTAPLELATVLAQVGVVRGRARGPWGAGLRVWRAEGPRALWKGNAVACLRLFPCSAVQLAAYRKFVVLFTDDLGHISQWRSIMAGSLAGMVSTIVTYPTDLIKTRLIVQNMLEPSYRGILHAFSTIYQQEGFLALYRGVSLTILGALPFSAGSLLVYMNLEKIWNGPRDRFSLLQNFANVCLAAAVTQTLSFPFDTVKRKMQAQSSYLPHCGGVDVHFSGAVDCFRQIVKAQGVLGLWNGLAANLLKIVPYFGVMFGTFEFCKRICLYQNGYIVSPLSYKLTPGVDQSLKPQELRELKKFFKTGQLKSKKPTL from the exons ATGGCGACTTGGCGGCGGGACGGCCGGCTGACGGGCAGCCAGCGGCTGCTGTGCGCGGGGTTGGCGGGGACGCTCAGCCTCAGCCTCACCGCGCCGCTGGAGCTCGCCACCGTGCTGGCCCAGGTCGGCGTCGTGCGCGGCCGCGCCCGGGGGCCGTGGGGCGCGGGGCTTCGCGTCTGGCGGGCCGAGGGGCCCCGCGCCCTGTGGAAGGGGAACGCGGTGGCCTGCCTGCGCCTCTTCCCCTGCAGCGCCGTTCAACTGGCCGCCTACCGCAA GTTTGTTGTGCTGTTCACGGATGACCTGGGCCACATCTCCCAGTGGAGGTCCATCATGGCTGGGAGTCTTGCGGGCATGGTTTCCACCATCGTGACATATCCTACAGACCTCATCAAAACCCGGTTAATTGTGCAGAACATGCTGGAACCATCTTACAGGGGGATCCTCCATGCTTTTTCTACTATTTATCAACAGGAAGGGTTCCTGGCCCTTTATCGAGGGGTTTCCCTTACTATTTTAG GTGCTCTCCCTTTCTCTGCCGGCTCCCTTCTAGTTTACATGAACCTGGAGAAAATCTGGAATGGACCCCGAGATCGGTTCTCTCTCCTCCAGAACTTCGCCAATGTCTGCCTGGCTGCCGCGGTGACCCAGACACTCTCCTTTCCCTTCGACACAGTGAAGAGAAAGATGCAG gcTCAGAGCTCCTACCTTCCCCACTGTGGAGGAGTAGATGTCCATTTCTCAGGAGCAGTGGACTGCTTCCGGCAGATAGTGAAAGCCCAAGGGGTCCTGGGGCTCTGGAATGGATTGGCAGCCAACTTACTGAAG ataGTTCCATATTTTGGAGTTATGTTTGGCACCTTTGAGTTCTGCAAGAGAATCTGTCTTTACCAAAATGGTTACATCGTGTCTCCTCTGAGCTATAAATTGACCCCAGGGGTGGATCAGAGTTTGAAGCCCCAGGAATTACGGGAATTAAAGAAGTTTTTCAAAACTGGACAACTAAAGTCTAAAAAACCAACTCTTTAA
- the SLC25A43 gene encoding solute carrier family 25 member 43 isoform X2, with product MATWRRDGRLTGSQRLLCAGLAGTLSLSLTAPLELATVLAQVGVVRGRARGPWGAGLRVWRAEGPRALWKGNAVACLRLFPCSAVQLAAYRKFVVLFTDDLGHISQWRSIMAGSLAGMVSTIVTYPTDLIKTRLIVQNMLEPSYRGILHAFSTIYQQEGFLALYRGVSLTILGALPFSAGSLLVYMNLEKIWNGPRDRFSLLQNFANVCLAAAVTQTLSFPFDTVKRKMQLPLPVTSRRPPQRGQGTLAFIACPYFSETDGKNQNKPGIINSKGPVVPDSPAEAVTAFEMGRCLSGIGPAFS from the exons ATGGCGACTTGGCGGCGGGACGGCCGGCTGACGGGCAGCCAGCGGCTGCTGTGCGCGGGGTTGGCGGGGACGCTCAGCCTCAGCCTCACCGCGCCGCTGGAGCTCGCCACCGTGCTGGCCCAGGTCGGCGTCGTGCGCGGCCGCGCCCGGGGGCCGTGGGGCGCGGGGCTTCGCGTCTGGCGGGCCGAGGGGCCCCGCGCCCTGTGGAAGGGGAACGCGGTGGCCTGCCTGCGCCTCTTCCCCTGCAGCGCCGTTCAACTGGCCGCCTACCGCAA GTTTGTTGTGCTGTTCACGGATGACCTGGGCCACATCTCCCAGTGGAGGTCCATCATGGCTGGGAGTCTTGCGGGCATGGTTTCCACCATCGTGACATATCCTACAGACCTCATCAAAACCCGGTTAATTGTGCAGAACATGCTGGAACCATCTTACAGGGGGATCCTCCATGCTTTTTCTACTATTTATCAACAGGAAGGGTTCCTGGCCCTTTATCGAGGGGTTTCCCTTACTATTTTAG GTGCTCTCCCTTTCTCTGCCGGCTCCCTTCTAGTTTACATGAACCTGGAGAAAATCTGGAATGGACCCCGAGATCGGTTCTCTCTCCTCCAGAACTTCGCCAATGTCTGCCTGGCTGCCGCGGTGACCCAGACACTCTCCTTTCCCTTCGACACAGTGAAGAGAAAGATGCAG CTGCCACTGCCCGTTACATCAAGGCGGCCTCCACAGCGAGGACAGGGCACCCTTGCCTTCATAGCCTGTCCATACTTCAGTGAAACAGATGGAAAGAACCAAAATAAGCCAGGAATTATCAATAGCAAGGGGCCAGTAGTCCCTGATTCCCCTGCTGAGGCAGTAACTGCATTTGAAATGGGCCGGTGTCTTAGTGGGATTGGCCctgcattttcctaa